AAgtccaataatgaaaaaaatatatataataaatgaatgaataagaTTGCATGTAACAGCATCAGCATTGCAGATAAAAAAGTCCAGAACCGCATGTAAGTTCCATCCAAACGAATATCTTGGTGCAGTTTATATCTCAAAAATCCGTGACTGGTGATTGCTCTAATACGATCAATAGTGCTTCCACACATGATTCCAGTGCTCCCCCAtcagggtccccactcaccagatgtcccaacccctgcaggggtagacaGCGTGTAGTATAGTTTGTCCACTCTGGGATGTAGATgtcctttttctctccttttaGTCTGCTGCGATGTGCTGTTCAAATCAGGCTGCCCCAGCTGCCAGTAATCCAAAAATCCTCAGATGTTAGAGATGTTACCTGTAACCATCTCATTTAATCCAAGTACAAATATACATCTCTAAAAAATgtgacataaaaaagaaaaaggcattTTTAATCTCTATCCAGCACTTCCTCCATCTGAATGTAACGGGTGTGTTGGTGTGGAGGTTTAATTGGCATTTCGTCTTGCATTCCTGAATCCCTGCAAATGATTGTGGAAACTACATTGCATGCTTGGTGCCATTTTCGCATAGTAGGGTGTAAATTGACTACAGTAATTAAACATAATGGGATGATCGTTGTGTTTGGGGTGGTGTTGGGGAGGGGAAAAGCATTCTATTAGGACAAGAAGGGGAAGTATTTTGCTGAGAGCACCATGTCAGCCAGTAATCTCAAAGACTATAGTGGGTGCAACCCATGATTACTGACTATTCGGTGGGAGTGCAGAAGAGTGGTCACTACATGGAAGCTAGTGATAACAGAATGGCATtgaagtaattattttttttttttttatctagcaaatacacaattttttatatacacaaatactagcataggcccagattctcgtaggagttacgccggcgtatctccagatacgccgccgtaactctgagtttgaggcgtcgtatctatgcgcctcattcttagaatcagttatgcatagatttgtcttagatccgaccggcgtaagtctcttacgccgttgtatctaagttgcatatttacgctggccgctaggtggcgcttccgtcgatttacgcgtcaaatatggtaatgagctagatacgccgattctcaaaacgtacgagcggccggcgcttttttttacgtcgtttacgttaggtcttttttgggcgtaaagttacccctgctctatgaggcgtagatgaggcgtaccaatgttaggtatggacgtcggaacagcgtaaaatttttcacgttttacgtcgtttgcgtaagtcgtccgtgaatagggttggacgtaagttacgttcacgtcgactaggcattgagcgggcgcaatttaatttgaaaatttgatgTGATACTGcgcttgcgcgcgcatgcgccgttcgaaaaaagcgtcaattacgtggggtcgcgattaatttccataaaacacgcccaccacttccacatttgaattaggcgggcttaccctggcccagttacactacgccggcgtaacttaaagcgcaaattctttgagaatacgggacatgccgctctaagttacggcggcgtagtgtatctcagatgcgctacgcccgcctaaagataggcgattctatgagaatctgggcctaatacAGCAATGTCATTCAaagcctatggcccagattctcgtagaatcgcctatctttaggcgggcgtagcgcatctgagatacactacgccgccgtaacttagggcggcaTGTCCCCCCCGCCAGCCGAGACTGGACAGTGAAACAAAAAGCAGAACACTGATGAGGTAATTTATTTCACTCTTCTACTGGTGCCAGTAGAACAACGAGttgtgttagtagggcagtggatgatgtctgtagttttttatttatttttttgtattttgtttttattttttacatacattttttattttactatttttttcatAGAAGCCCTGttatggggctttggtgaaatatcaagggtctaaacagacccctgatgtctcacttatGAGACAGCGAAAGAAAGTGAGGACAgagatttcccagtccctttctctgcagccatgcTTCAGTTAAGAATGAAGACAGATCACTCACTATGTTGATTCAGAAAATGAAGGGGTCAGTTAATTAAATATTTACCTGCCCCTTCACTACTTctgaaaggagaggagggaagctggcagcactacATTTGGGAGACAGGAAGCAGGAATTGGGTTATTAGGGTAGTtacaccctgtgtgcacacctatggcagGCAGTCCCATTTACATCAGTTGGGATGCAGCACCTACACAGACACAGCCAcggctcccaatttgacatcctTGTGGGTGGGTGTCCCCAAAATCACACTGTCTGTGTTTGGGGACACCTAGCAATGAACAAGGCCTTATAGTGGTTTTACAAATTAAACAGAAATCCTCATCTGTCTGTGACTTCTAGTAGCCTGGGTGATCCCCCCACTGCGTAGCTAGTATTATATGTTAATCATTTTAATGGAGAATCCTGTTTGAGAACTAGTGGGTAGCTGTGTCTAAAAGCTTGATTATTTATATTGGAAATCATCTTTTATGCTGTATTATCTCTTTCTGATCCAGATGAATTGTAAACTTATGGTTTAGTTTATAAGCTGATCAAAATCATACTCTTGCATAATTTTCCAGTATATCTGGAACACAATAGATAGAATTTAATTTGCAGACGTTAATGACCTTGCCAGAGACTGGAAGTGGTGTTTATCTGTTTTCAGTCATTTGGATTAGGTTGTTGGAGCATCTTCCCTCCTAATACAATTGCATGTCATAGAATCACAGCTGGAAAGAACGGGAGGCAGGTGATCTAGCCAGGCATAATTAGCTTATTCACTTTCTATCCTGGTGACTAAGCATTCTGTCCCATGTACAATCACCAAGCACAGTTCTAAGTGTTGTATTGATGGTATTTATTTTACAGAACCCCAGCTGAAAGGAATTGTGACAAGGTTATTCAGCCAGCAGGGATACTTCCTGCAGATGCACCCAGATGGCACCATTGATGGGACCAAGGACGAAAACAGCGACTACAGTAAGGAAAATCACCCTTTTCATTCCAATTATAAATCATGCTTAATGCCTGTTGAGTCTCCTATCAGGGACTTCATTTGCCTTCAGAAACAAATGACATATAGAACAGCTGTTCACTGCAGTATTTAACTTGTTCAGACCCACAATATTATATGTCTATTTCTACACTAGCACAGAccttctgtatatatatatagatgggcTTCTTGTAATAGAGAGGTAGATATGTCCAGTCAGACAGTACCATTTATTAGAGGTGCTGTCcagaaaaataaatgcacaattaatttaaaatgtttttctcgTGTTATGGAAAAACATTGTCATGTAATATGGTTACAAAATAGGAAAGGCAATGTATAATATAGTATGTGAGTATTctattattgcaaaaaaaataatgaaaaagcaTATGGTTCTATGGTACCTACATCCCAAAAACTAGGAATGGACAGCAgagtatagcctcgtacacacgataggttaaccagaggacaacggtcttaaggaccgttgtcataggttaaccgatgaagctgactgatggtccgtcacgcctacacaccataggttaaataaccgatcgtgtcagaatgcggtgatgtaaaacacaacgttgtgctgaaaaaaacgaagttcaatgcttacaagcacgcgtcgacttgattctgagcatacgtggatttttaaccgatggttgtgcctactaacgatcggttttgacctattggttaggaacccataggttaattttaaagcaagttggcttttttttaacctatggttaaataacctatggggcccacacacgatcggttttgaccgatgaaaacggtccttcagaccgctgtcctctggttaacctatcgtgtatacGAAGCCTATGGGAACTATTTTATTGAGCATATCCAGAAAGATTGTAAGCAGTGTTGGTAACTAAACACTGAAATTAAATTCTTCTCTTGGCACGTTTAATTACaggtgaaatttgaaaattttgaatatcgtgcaaaagtttattttttttactaatgcaacttaaaaggtgaaactaatatatgagactcattacatgcaaagcaagatagttcaagccgtgatttgtcataattgtgatgattatggattACAGGtcttgaaaaccccaaatccgcaATCTCAGAAAAATgttatattgtgaaaaggtgcaatattctaggctcaaagtgtcccactccaatcagataattaagccataacacctgcaaagggtttctGAGCCTTTACATGGTCTCTTAGTCTGGTTCAGtaagaatcacaatcatgggaaagactgctgacctgacagttgtgcagaaaaccatcattgacaccctccataaggagggaaagcttcAAAAGGTAATtggaaaagaagttggatgttcccaaagtgctgtatcaaagcacattaatagacagttatgtggaagggaaaagtgtggaagaaaaaggtgcacaaacagcagggatgaccgcagcctggagaggattgtcaggaaaaggccattcaaaagtgttggggactttcacaaggagtggactgaggctggagtcagtgcatcaagagccaccacacacaagTCACTTCCTATTCCCTGTGTGCGATGGGAAGTATTCGTTAGTGACCCGTAGGGAGGGGCTCTCCTCCTCCAAGATGGCGCAGACTGTGAACATCACCGAGCTGTCTCTGCCTCAACTAGAGGGCCTGAAAAGTCAGCTGGACCAGGAAGTAGAGTTCCTGTCTTCATCAATTGCTCAGTTAAAAGTGGTACAGACCAAGTTTGTAGAGGCCAAGGAATGTCTGAATATTCTCCATAAAAGTAATGAAGGTAAACAAATTCTTGTTCCTCTGACAAGCTCTATGTATGTGCCTGGAACACTAAGCAATGTCTCTGATGTGCTAGTAGATGTGGGAACTGGATACTATGTAGAAAATACTGCTGAAGATGCCAAAGCTTTCTTTAAAAGGAAGATCGACTTCCTTACAAAGCAAATCGAGAAGATTCAGCCAGCTCTACAGGAAAAGCACGGCATGAAACAAGCCGTCATAGAAATGATGAGCATAAAAATCCAGCAGCTGAATGCAGCCCAGGCAGGGACTTCCAAGGCTTAGTTCCGTATCCAGAGAGTGCCCTAACAATTCCCCTCACAGCAGAAGCTGCACCATCTTCCTGCAGTGAAGGTTGTGTCTTGGTATCCCTGGCCTTGCCTACCAGTGCAGTAAACCTGTCACTACCGCAAATACCAGCCGAGCATCGACTCTCAGACTGCGTGACAACTCTCCTGCATCCTCAGCCAAgggattaatttatttttattttttgttttttatttgtgtctgggaaatataaatacattcacatttatTGAAATGGtgaattttcttaaaaaaaaaaaaaaaaagagccaccacacacagacggatcttGGAGAGGAGCTTCAATTGtcctattcctcttgtcaagccactcctgaataaCAAACAACGTcggaagcgtcttacctgggctgaagaaaaacagacctggtctgttgctcagtggtccaaagtcctcttttccaatgagagcaaattttgcatctcatttagaaaacaaggacccagagtatggaggaagaatggagaggcacacattgcaagatgcttgaagtccagtgtgaagtttccacagtctgtgttgatttggggcgccatgtcatctgctgttgttggtccactgtgcttcaataagtccagggtcaacgcagccatctaccaggagattttggagcacttcatgcttccttccacagactagCTCTATGGGTATAcaattggttgtgagtgtcaccggcgcaaaagaaaataaataaataaataaatgtgaactgtgatctgctgcagtactgtgtgcccttagtgggggtcaatagtgctctaagaagaaaaatgttactgcgctgatctaattatccagaggtatttaatctctgggaatatggacataagtgaaatatcagggccacaatgtacccaatcttaagtgtgaataacctgaatacaaacaataaaaaatataagaaatatatgagacatacaaatgtgacacagtgatttcaaacttaaatcatatatctagatcagtgtgtcagcatacaatccatatgccacagtgcttctatgagaaaaatggctgttgctgctactgaccaaccaaatagtgaaaacaatacgaaagatattacaaaaaaatatattatatatatgagtGTTGCTCTATGggtatgctgacttcattttccagcaggacttggcaccttcccacactgccaaaagcaccaaaacctggttcaatgaccgtgggattactgtgcttgattggccagcaaactcgcctgacctaaaccccatagagaatctatggggcattgccaagagaaagatgagagacatgagaccgaacaatgcaggagagctgaaggccgctattgaagcatcctggtcttccataacacctcagcagtgccacaggctgatggcttccatgccatGCCACAGTGAGGCACTAATTGCTGCAAaatgggcccaaaccaagtactgagtacaaatgcatgcttctacttttcagaggtccaatattgttctatgtacaatccttgttttattgtgtGCATGtagtctaattttctgagattgtggatttggggttttcatgagctgtaagccataatcatcacaattatgacaaatcacggcttgaactatcttgctttgcatgtaatgagtctatcccatatattagtttcaccttttaagttgcaatagtgaaataaatgaacttttgcacgatattaaaATTTTTAGAGTTTCACCTGTATCAGGGAgaatttaggcctcatgcacactgggcatttagcccctgtgtgtttttgtgtgccTGGAAGGTACAGGCATTACCCTGCAGGCCATCAATATCAGCTTGAAATACACTGCAGTTGGATGCTTTACTGAGTGGTACTCATTTAGGGCTGTATGCATTCAGTGATGTATGCCCCAAATGCAAGTATTCTGCATTCAAGGCATATGACCCTGATGGCATAAGCCAAAAAAGTACAACTCATGACAGCGTCTATCCACATCCAACTGCAGAGTACGTAAGCCTGCCTTACATTTTGACAGGCTGCAGGCAGCAGGGCTGAGCACTGTAACTGTACCTCCTGGGCACACAAAAATACAGACATTTGGCAATAAACACTCAGTGGACATAGACTGTTGCTCTCTACTTAAAAGGTTGCAAAAGATTCTTTTAGGTGTGCATATATGGTTGATAAAATTCAATAGGACTGAGCTGCAACAGATGTAAATTTTCTGGtaacctacagtatctcacaaaagtgagtacaccccttacattttttgtaaatattttattatatattttcatgtaacaacactgaagaaattacatgttgctacaatgtaaagtagtaagtgtacagcttgtagaacagtgtaaatttgctgtcccctcagaatagctcaacacacagccattaatgtctaaaccgttggcaacaaaagtgagtacacccctaagtgaaaatgtccaaattgggtcccaaGGTATgaatattttatgtggccaccattatttttaagcactgccttaacccacttgggcatggagttcaccagaacttcacaggttgccactggattcCTCTTCCACCCCTCCttaatgacatcacagagctggagaATGTTAGGGACCTTGCTCTTCTCCACCTTTCGTTTGAGactgctccacagatgctcaatagggtttaggtctggagaaatgcttgac
The sequence above is drawn from the Rana temporaria chromosome 4, aRanTem1.1, whole genome shotgun sequence genome and encodes:
- the LOC120936849 gene encoding prefoldin subunit 5-like, translating into MAQTVNITELSLPQLEGLKSQLDQEVEFLSSSIAQLKVVQTKFVEAKECLNILHKSNEGKQILVPLTSSMYVPGTLSNVSDVLVDVGTGYYVENTAEDAKAFFKRKIDFLTKQIEKIQPALQEKHGMKQAVIEMMSIKIQQLNAAQAGTSKA